The following proteins come from a genomic window of Mariniflexile sp. TRM1-10:
- a CDS encoding glycoside hydrolase family 97 protein gives MKVRLMKYIYLIFCVFISKAFTVNAQEIVSPNNNIKVIVLKKESNEKSFGQVCFKILYKKKSKYIEIMPSSSLGILRDDQQFTDNLKLVSESKAKEVNQKYEMISGKQKLCDNLGIEKVFKYVNSNNQPLNIVFRVYNDGVTFRYEFTNKNDSLVNVIDESTTYVFPSATNRWLQTYTDSYEGFFPFSDTGINDDKNNKQEWGFPALFKVNNNPIWVLISEANISENNCAAKLNNSKNPNEYKVSYASPRDNFKLTGVKTTLPWNSQWHTLIIGELSDVVESTLITDVSEPNKVEETNWIKPGAVSWVYWAYNHGSKDYKKVVEYIDLAVEMKWPYVLIDWEWDVMSNGGTITDAVNYAKSKGIKPMIWYNSGTSWLEPTPVDRLLTPEKRAKEFEWLNQMGIYGIKVDFFAGDQQDMMQYCIAILKDAAKYKIMVNFHGATVPRGWARTYPNLMTTEAVYGAEWYNNNAILTSKAAAHNTTLPFTRNVIGSMDYTPVTFTNSQHQHSTSYAHELALSVVFESGFQHFADRPEGYKSLPPEPKEFLKNVPVSWDNTKLLDGYPGEKVLLARKKRNQWYLGGLNGKDESQTLKINFDFLSTGDFKLKLIKDGENDKSFAVEVIKVKKGDVINVKCLPRGGFVAVIKK, from the coding sequence ATGAAAGTAAGATTAATGAAATACATTTATTTAATATTCTGTGTCTTTATTTCGAAAGCGTTTACAGTAAACGCACAAGAAATTGTTTCACCCAATAATAATATTAAGGTAATTGTCTTGAAAAAAGAATCAAATGAAAAGTCTTTTGGTCAGGTGTGTTTTAAAATTTTGTATAAAAAAAAATCGAAATATATTGAAATAATGCCAAGTTCCTCTTTGGGTATTTTAAGAGATGACCAGCAATTTACGGATAATTTGAAATTGGTTAGCGAATCTAAAGCCAAAGAGGTAAACCAGAAATATGAAATGATTTCCGGTAAGCAAAAATTGTGTGATAATTTAGGAATTGAAAAAGTTTTCAAATATGTAAATTCAAATAACCAACCCTTGAATATTGTTTTTAGAGTTTATAATGATGGAGTAACATTTCGCTATGAATTTACTAATAAAAATGATTCATTAGTTAATGTTATTGACGAAAGTACCACTTATGTTTTTCCATCGGCAACTAATCGTTGGTTGCAAACATATACGGATTCTTATGAAGGTTTTTTCCCTTTTTCAGACACGGGAATTAATGATGATAAAAACAATAAACAAGAATGGGGATTTCCAGCTTTATTCAAAGTAAATAATAATCCAATTTGGGTATTGATTTCTGAGGCAAATATTTCAGAAAATAATTGTGCTGCAAAATTGAATAATTCTAAAAATCCAAACGAATACAAAGTAAGTTATGCTTCACCAAGAGATAATTTTAAGCTAACTGGTGTTAAGACCACTTTGCCTTGGAATTCACAATGGCATACGTTAATCATTGGTGAACTGTCTGATGTAGTTGAATCTACTTTGATTACTGATGTTAGCGAACCTAATAAAGTAGAAGAAACGAATTGGATAAAACCAGGTGCAGTTTCCTGGGTTTATTGGGCATACAATCATGGATCTAAAGATTATAAAAAAGTTGTTGAGTATATCGATTTAGCCGTAGAAATGAAATGGCCGTATGTGCTCATTGACTGGGAATGGGATGTTATGAGTAACGGCGGAACTATAACGGATGCCGTAAATTATGCTAAAAGTAAAGGGATTAAACCTATGATTTGGTATAATTCAGGGACTTCATGGCTTGAGCCAACGCCCGTTGATCGCTTGTTAACTCCTGAAAAAAGAGCTAAAGAATTTGAATGGCTTAATCAAATGGGAATCTATGGTATTAAAGTTGATTTTTTTGCCGGTGACCAGCAGGATATGATGCAATATTGCATTGCTATTTTGAAAGACGCAGCAAAATATAAGATAATGGTAAATTTTCATGGTGCAACAGTGCCGCGTGGCTGGGCGCGTACCTATCCAAATTTGATGACTACTGAAGCTGTTTATGGTGCTGAATGGTATAACAATAATGCTATTCTTACGTCTAAAGCTGCCGCACATAACACAACACTTCCTTTTACTCGAAATGTGATTGGTTCAATGGATTATACGCCAGTGACTTTTACAAATTCACAACATCAACATAGTACTTCTTATGCTCATGAATTGGCATTATCTGTAGTTTTTGAATCGGGTTTTCAGCATTTTGCCGATAGGCCTGAAGGCTATAAAAGTTTGCCTCCAGAGCCTAAAGAATTTCTAAAAAATGTTCCTGTAAGCTGGGATAATACCAAACTTCTGGATGGTTATCCTGGAGAGAAAGTTCTTCTGGCTCGGAAAAAAAGAAATCAATGGTATTTAGGTGGACTTAATGGCAAAGACGAATCACAAACATTAAAAATAAACTTTGATTTCCTTAGCACAGGGGATTTTAAATTAAAACTTATTAAAGACGGGGAGAATGATAAATCATTTGCTGTTGAAGTTATAAAAGTAAAAAAAGGAGATGTTATAAATGTGAAATGTCTTCCTAGAGGAGGATTTGTAGCTGTAATAAAAAAATAA